A region from the Deltaproteobacteria bacterium genome encodes:
- a CDS encoding methyltransferase domain-containing protein: protein MLQASIIIRTRNEERHIGEVLARVRAQRRVAFEIIVVDSGSTDATPGIVRKAPEVRLIEIPAATFTYGRALNVGMREAKGSILVSLSAHAIPFDKDWLANLLKPFADPDVCAVVGKPLPHPDCNPFDRRGLLRRYGTERLYLHVDSPIMYQNANGAIRRADWETLPFDEDLPYSEDLAWALERLRAGRRIVYEPSAAVYHSHNETSDELYSRFYNESAARVRIGAGVERYRVSRLLWDVLAGGAYDKWTALRRVSTWRHLLDAPRRRIAINLGRYAGSRGIPKLSPPRPGRQILLRAGLVVFDKISANLQRLAPHVVKLTRKHIEAIHPKHLLRDNQEHYWYDAHLRGARRVLDIGCNQGMHAINAAAHAQEVVGIDRDEQLLYVANFNAKWDGRKNVTFVAADADRLLPFADASFDVVMAFDVIEHLDLRQLFLSEIRRVLVPGGTLLLSAPNSETGYKRLKKMAGLRYYCDPTHVVEYTLDELRDECRRGGFADREVAPVVIDSPFYGFFDFFGAFSLPLYERFEQYKRTAVKHRPQDTTGFRMVLTRAGDDSRAPSAG, encoded by the coding sequence ATGCTTCAGGCATCGATCATCATCCGAACGCGCAATGAAGAGCGCCACATCGGCGAGGTGCTGGCGCGCGTGCGCGCCCAGCGCCGGGTCGCCTTCGAGATCATCGTCGTCGATTCGGGCAGCACCGACGCGACGCCGGGCATCGTGCGCAAGGCTCCGGAAGTCCGCCTGATCGAGATTCCCGCCGCGACATTCACCTACGGCCGCGCACTCAACGTCGGGATGCGCGAAGCGAAGGGTTCGATCCTCGTTTCGCTTTCGGCCCACGCGATCCCGTTCGACAAGGACTGGCTCGCGAATCTGCTGAAACCCTTCGCCGATCCGGATGTGTGCGCGGTGGTCGGCAAACCGCTGCCTCATCCCGACTGCAACCCCTTCGATCGCCGCGGGCTTCTTCGCCGCTACGGCACCGAACGCCTCTATCTGCACGTCGATTCGCCGATCATGTACCAGAACGCGAACGGCGCGATCCGCCGCGCCGACTGGGAGACGCTGCCGTTCGACGAAGACCTGCCGTACTCCGAGGATCTCGCCTGGGCGCTCGAACGCCTGCGCGCCGGACGTCGCATTGTCTATGAACCGTCGGCGGCCGTGTATCACAGCCACAACGAAACGTCCGACGAACTCTATTCGCGGTTCTACAACGAGTCAGCGGCGCGGGTGCGCATCGGGGCGGGCGTCGAGCGTTACCGCGTGTCGCGCCTTTTGTGGGACGTCCTGGCGGGCGGGGCGTACGACAAGTGGACGGCGCTGCGCCGCGTTTCGACGTGGCGGCACCTGCTCGATGCGCCGAGGCGGCGGATCGCGATCAACCTGGGCCGTTACGCCGGCTCGCGGGGCATCCCCAAGCTGAGTCCCCCGCGTCCGGGCCGCCAGATCCTCCTGCGAGCCGGGCTCGTCGTCTTCGACAAAATCAGCGCCAATCTCCAGCGCCTCGCGCCGCACGTCGTCAAGCTCACGCGCAAGCATATCGAGGCCATTCACCCCAAGCATCTGCTGCGCGACAACCAGGAGCACTACTGGTACGACGCGCACCTGCGCGGCGCGCGGCGCGTGCTCGACATCGGTTGCAACCAGGGCATGCACGCCATCAATGCGGCGGCCCACGCACAGGAAGTCGTGGGAATCGACCGCGACGAGCAGTTGCTGTACGTGGCGAATTTCAACGCGAAGTGGGACGGACGAAAGAACGTGACCTTCGTGGCGGCTGACGCGGACCGGCTGCTGCCCTTCGCCGACGCATCGTTCGACGTCGTCATGGCTTTCGATGTGATCGAGCACCTCGACCTGCGGCAATTGTTTTTGTCCGAAATCCGCCGCGTGCTCGTGCCGGGTGGAACTCTCCTGCTGTCCGCGCCGAATTCCGAGACGGGATACAAGCGTCTCAAGAAGATGGCCGGCCTGCGTTATTACTGCGATCCCACGCACGTGGTCGAATACACGCTCGATGAACTGCGCGACGAATGCCGCCGAGGCGGTTTCGCCGATCGCGAGGTCGCGCCGGTCGTGATCGATTCGCCGTTTTACGGATTTTTCGATTTCTTCGGCGCGTTTTCGCTGCCGCTCTACGAGCGGTTCGAACAGTACAAGCGGACGGCCGTGAAACACCGCCCGCAGGACACGACGGGTTTTCGCATGGTGCTGACCCGCGCCGGGGACGATTCGCGTGCGCCTTCTGCTGGTTAA
- a CDS encoding O-antigen ligase family protein produces MPTRKPPRLDRFIEVLVLAILIDLPIAFAGVGWHRRAPAIVAASVLAIALAARAWRGPPPSDVAGRRLDVPLALWGLFAASAAAQLLPVPASWAAWLGASENFVPGRFAPTHPAPDKAVVSLLTYGVAFTLYYAITRVYRSRGQMRRLIGVIIAVGAFEAFYGLVVWGSGSGEVLGHVKRAYVDVATGTFINRNHYAAYLAMTLCLAAASAIDAIDRSSRRTKARDGVFEKAVIVGFVVMLGLGAMFAAGSRAAPICFAVAAGAIGFVYQRDQLPKRIWPALVVFSVCLFAFLIWIGVEPLNPRWAHLTEEARMADARPRVYAACVRVWSHAPIFGTGLGTFADAFAMYRPKEILAYYDHAHNDYLEMAIETGIVGFALFYGGVVAVFRRTVKAVRDRQSRFARTRALGALAGVLAIGLHGLVDFNLSVPANLVTAFALLAIAVTVSERHLMESRT; encoded by the coding sequence ATGCCGACGCGCAAACCGCCCCGTTTAGATCGATTCATCGAAGTCCTTGTTCTCGCCATCCTGATCGACCTGCCGATCGCGTTCGCGGGCGTCGGCTGGCATCGTCGCGCGCCGGCGATCGTCGCCGCATCGGTGCTGGCGATCGCACTGGCCGCGCGCGCGTGGCGCGGTCCCCCGCCGTCGGATGTCGCCGGGCGCCGACTCGATGTTCCGCTCGCATTGTGGGGGCTTTTCGCGGCGTCGGCCGCGGCGCAACTTCTGCCAGTTCCCGCGTCATGGGCCGCGTGGCTCGGCGCATCGGAGAACTTCGTTCCCGGGAGGTTCGCGCCCACGCATCCCGCGCCGGACAAGGCTGTCGTTTCGCTCTTGACGTATGGCGTCGCGTTCACTCTCTACTACGCCATTACGCGCGTCTATCGCTCGCGCGGCCAAATGCGCCGGCTGATCGGCGTGATCATCGCGGTCGGGGCGTTCGAGGCGTTCTACGGACTGGTTGTGTGGGGCAGCGGCAGCGGCGAGGTCCTCGGCCACGTCAAGCGCGCGTATGTCGACGTCGCCACGGGCACCTTCATCAACCGGAATCACTACGCCGCGTATCTCGCGATGACGCTCTGCCTTGCCGCGGCGTCGGCGATCGACGCCATCGACCGGTCCTCGCGGCGCACCAAAGCCCGGGATGGCGTCTTCGAGAAAGCGGTGATCGTCGGCTTCGTCGTGATGCTCGGCCTGGGGGCGATGTTCGCCGCGGGGTCGCGCGCCGCGCCGATCTGCTTCGCCGTCGCCGCCGGCGCCATCGGCTTCGTCTATCAACGCGATCAACTCCCGAAACGCATCTGGCCCGCGCTGGTCGTGTTTTCCGTCTGCCTGTTCGCGTTTCTGATTTGGATCGGTGTCGAACCGCTCAACCCGCGCTGGGCACACCTGACCGAAGAGGCCCGCATGGCCGATGCGCGACCGCGCGTATACGCCGCGTGCGTTCGCGTCTGGTCCCATGCGCCGATTTTCGGGACAGGGCTCGGCACCTTCGCCGATGCGTTCGCGATGTATCGCCCGAAAGAGATCCTCGCCTATTACGATCATGCCCATAACGATTACCTGGAGATGGCGATCGAGACGGGCATCGTCGGTTTCGCGCTGTTCTACGGCGGCGTCGTTGCGGTCTTTCGCCGGACGGTGAAAGCCGTGCGGGATCGGCAGAGCCGGTTCGCGCGAACCCGCGCACTCGGCGCGCTCGCCGGGGTGCTGGCGATCGGGCTGCACGGCCTCGTCGACTTCAACCTGTCGGTGCCGGCGAATTTGGTGACGGCCTTCGCGTTGCTGGCGATCGCGGTGACGGTTTCCGAACGTCACCTGATGGAGTCGCGGACATGA